The segment ACGGGTTAATATCATCATAAGACACAGGTGCATGGGTAAAGGGGTATGAAATGGTGGAAGATGTAACAAATTTGCAGCAGCTAAGTGAAGAGATAGAGCAGCTGGCCTCGGAGAATGGATTATGGTCACGTGGAGATACGGTCGTGGCTGCAGTTTCCGGCGGACCGGACTCTATGGCCCTGCTGCTCACGCTGCATCATATTTCCACAGTCCTCACTCCCTTGAAGCTGGTCTGTGCCCACGTGCATCACGGATTCCGTCAGGAATCGGATCAGGAGGCACAGCTTGTTGAGGCTCTGTGTGCCCGGCTTGCGATCCCGTTTGAAATGGCTGTGGTGGATGTGCCGGCCTACATCCGGGAGAGCGGCAGGAATGCGCAGGACGCTGCGCGATCGAAGCGGTATGAATTTTTATTTGAAATCGCGGGAAAATACAGAGCGAGGTCCATTGCATTGGCTCACCATGGCGATGACCAGGCAGAAACCGTCTTGATGCGGCTGCTGCGCGGAAGCGGTCCCTCCGGGCTCTCCGGCATGAAGCTGATCCGGCTTCAGGATGGCATTCAGCTGATCCGGCCTTTTCTGCGCCGCAGCAAAGCCGATCTGGTGGCGATATGCCGTCAGAGCGGAGTGGATTATGCGGTGGATGACAGCAATGAGCAGACGAAGTATCGACGAAATGCAGTGCGGCTGCAGGTGCTTCCGTTTCTGGAGGAGTACAATCCCCGGATTTCATCCTCCCTTGTGCAGACGGCGGAGATTATCGGAAGCGAGGATGATTACATGGAGAGCGCTGCACAGGAGGCCTATACGGCCCTGGTGCAGAAGGGGGCATACGGACCGGCCATGAGCGCGCCCTCTTTCCTGGCCCTACATGTCGCTTTACAACGGCGTTTGATTAAACTAATATTAAATTACCTGTCGCCTGACCGTGAAATTTCGGATTTTACGAAGATTGAATTGATCCGAAGACGCATTGCGCAGGACATTTCTAATTCGTGGAGTCTGGATCTAGGGGAAGGCATTTGCTGTATCCGCGAGTACGATACAGTATCCTTTATGAACGGTCCTCCCGTCTGTCTAAACTACATATATGAGCTGCATTCTCCCCAGGAGCTCGAGCTCCTGCTGCCGGAGATTCAACGCAGGCTCAAGCTGGAGCTGTGGGACGAAGCACGACTGGAATCGCATCCCCGCATGCTGAATGCGGAAGCTTTTTTCGATGCCGATCACCTGCACTTCCCCCTGATTGTCCGTTCCAGGCAGCCCGGTGACAAGATGAAGCTGAT is part of the Paenibacillus algicola genome and harbors:
- the tilS gene encoding tRNA lysidine(34) synthetase TilS, with translation MVEDVTNLQQLSEEIEQLASENGLWSRGDTVVAAVSGGPDSMALLLTLHHISTVLTPLKLVCAHVHHGFRQESDQEAQLVEALCARLAIPFEMAVVDVPAYIRESGRNAQDAARSKRYEFLFEIAGKYRARSIALAHHGDDQAETVLMRLLRGSGPSGLSGMKLIRLQDGIQLIRPFLRRSKADLVAICRQSGVDYAVDDSNEQTKYRRNAVRLQVLPFLEEYNPRISSSLVQTAEIIGSEDDYMESAAQEAYTALVQKGAYGPAMSAPSFLALHVALQRRLIKLILNYLSPDREISDFTKIELIRRRIAQDISNSWSLDLGEGICCIREYDTVSFMNGPPVCLNYIYELHSPQELELLLPEIQRRLKLELWDEARLESHPRMLNAEAFFDADHLHFPLIVRSRQPGDKMKLMGLNGSKKVKDILINEKIPPSARQAIPIVCDGLGTLIWIPGVRRSVHAAVGQHTTRILRLTLSDAGEA